Proteins from a genomic interval of Candidatus Binatia bacterium:
- a CDS encoding amidohydrolase family protein — translation MREVKMISGDSHLDIPPERWTDRVPARWSERAPRRIKMASGDDAFVVENRRPHSPGLQITGVSYDQHDLHGISYDGPGTGSPEQRLGEQDMDGVDAEILFTHPVYMNSWRGITDDEPYKAMIHAYNGWLAEEYCSYAPDRLIAMGLIPDTGVDDAVAEMEYCAGVGLKGICVYKFPSGKTFPTPEDDRFWEAALSLKMPVTAHTNGGTTRFGKEGPVFRYNKGPARQVPGRDPVSLMIRFASDNALAPMQLAFAGVFHRFPKLRIYWAETQIGWIPYCLSQIDDTYERNRHWAYRQWGLEPLQRKPSEYLREYNLWGFMKDPHGVRLRHDIGVKSLLWGSDFAHATGDWPHSRKVIDETFAGVPDDERYAMLAGNAVEFFHLKDTVPEIQELKLVRRA, via the coding sequence ATGCGCGAAGTGAAGATGATTTCCGGCGATTCTCATCTCGATATTCCGCCCGAGCGCTGGACCGATCGCGTGCCGGCGCGCTGGAGCGAGCGCGCGCCGCGCCGGATCAAGATGGCGAGCGGCGACGACGCCTTCGTCGTCGAGAACCGCCGTCCGCACTCGCCGGGGCTCCAGATCACCGGCGTTTCCTACGATCAGCACGATCTCCACGGCATCAGCTACGACGGTCCGGGCACGGGATCGCCCGAGCAGCGGCTCGGCGAGCAGGACATGGACGGCGTGGACGCGGAGATCCTCTTCACGCATCCGGTCTACATGAACTCGTGGCGCGGCATCACCGACGACGAGCCGTACAAGGCGATGATCCACGCCTACAACGGCTGGCTCGCGGAAGAATATTGTTCCTACGCTCCGGATCGGCTCATCGCCATGGGTTTGATTCCCGACACGGGCGTCGATGACGCGGTCGCGGAGATGGAGTACTGCGCGGGCGTCGGATTGAAAGGCATCTGTGTCTACAAATTTCCCAGCGGCAAAACTTTTCCCACACCGGAGGACGACCGCTTCTGGGAAGCTGCGCTGAGTCTCAAAATGCCGGTGACCGCGCATACGAACGGCGGCACGACGAGATTCGGCAAGGAAGGTCCGGTCTTCCGTTACAACAAAGGACCGGCGCGGCAGGTCCCCGGGCGCGACCCGGTGAGTTTGATGATCCGGTTTGCCAGCGACAACGCGCTGGCGCCGATGCAGCTTGCGTTCGCCGGCGTCTTCCACCGCTTTCCCAAACTGCGCATCTACTGGGCCGAGACGCAGATCGGCTGGATCCCTTATTGTCTCTCGCAGATCGACGACACCTACGAGCGCAACCGCCACTGGGCTTACCGGCAATGGGGCCTCGAACCGCTCCAAAGAAAGCCGAGCGAGTATCTCCGGGAATATAATCTCTGGGGTTTCATGAAAGATCCGCACGGAGTTAGATTGCGCCACGACATCGGCGTGAAGTCGCTCCTCTGGGGCAGCGACTTCGCGCACGCGACCGGCGACTGGCCGCACTCGCGCAAGGTGATCGACGAGACTTTCGCCGGCGTTCCCGACGACGAACGCTATGCCATGCTGGCCGGCAATGCCGTCGAGTTCTTTCATCTGAAGGATACAGTGCCTGAAATTCAGGAGCTGAAACTCGTGCGGAGGGCTTAA